One genomic segment of Acidimicrobiales bacterium includes these proteins:
- the sucD gene encoding succinate--CoA ligase subunit alpha, which yields MRAPTLLGEERQVSIFVDETTKVVYQGLTGSQGRFYGLRNRDYGTKVVAGTNPKKAGTDVDGIPVFATVADAVKETGANASCIFIPAPGVASAVLEAAEGGIEFIVCITEGVPAHDEALFYNRLKRDFPTVQLLGPNCPGIISPGKTNIGITAGEIAMGGGPVGIVSRSGTLTYQALHELTQKGIGQTTCVGIGGDPVPGTSFIDCLRAFEADPDTKAVMMIGEIGGTAEEEAAEFIAKEMSKPVVAYVAGVTAPPGKKMGHAGAIVSGGKGTAAAKMEALEGAGVKVGKNPTEAGDLMAEVVKAL from the coding sequence ATGCGAGCGCCGACGCTCCTCGGAGAGGAGCGTCAAGTGAGCATCTTCGTCGACGAGACCACCAAGGTCGTCTACCAGGGCCTCACCGGCAGCCAGGGCCGGTTCTACGGCCTGCGCAACCGGGACTACGGCACCAAGGTGGTGGCCGGCACCAACCCCAAGAAGGCCGGCACCGACGTGGACGGGATCCCCGTCTTCGCGACCGTGGCCGACGCCGTCAAGGAGACCGGCGCCAACGCTTCGTGCATCTTCATCCCTGCCCCAGGCGTGGCCTCGGCCGTGCTGGAGGCCGCCGAAGGCGGCATCGAGTTCATCGTCTGCATCACCGAGGGCGTACCGGCTCACGACGAGGCGCTGTTCTACAACCGCCTCAAGCGCGATTTCCCCACGGTGCAGCTGCTCGGGCCCAACTGCCCCGGCATCATCAGCCCCGGCAAGACCAACATCGGCATCACCGCCGGCGAGATCGCCATGGGCGGCGGCCCGGTGGGCATCGTCAGCCGCTCGGGCACCCTCACCTACCAGGCGCTGCACGAGCTGACCCAGAAGGGGATCGGCCAGACCACCTGCGTGGGCATCGGCGGCGACCCGGTGCCCGGCACCAGCTTCATCGACTGCCTCCGCGCCTTCGAAGCCGACCCCGACACCAAGGCCGTGATGATGATCGGCGAGATCGGCGGCACCGCCGAGGAGGAGGCCGCCGAGTTCATCGCCAAGGAGATGTCCAAGCCGGTCGTCGCCTACGTGGCCGGCGTCACCGCCCCGCCCGGGAAGAAGATGGGCCACGCCGGCGCCATCGTCTCCGGCGGCAAGGGCACCGCGGCCGCCAAGATGGAGGCCCTCGAGGGCGCGGGCGTCAAGGTGGGCAAGAACCCCACCGAGGCCGGCGACCTGATGGCCGAGGTGGTCAAGGCCCTGTAG
- a CDS encoding cobalamin B12-binding domain-containing protein, protein MQRPYRVVVAKVGLDGHDRGAKVIARALRDAGFEVIYTGLRQTAEQVAATVLQEDADAIGLSVLSGAHMTLFPRLLEELTARDLGDVVVFGGGIIPEPDIEALKQLGIAELFTPGADMTTITTWLAEALDAREADLAGAAD, encoded by the coding sequence GTGCAGCGCCCGTACCGAGTCGTCGTCGCCAAGGTCGGCCTCGACGGTCACGACCGGGGGGCGAAGGTGATCGCCCGTGCGCTGCGCGACGCCGGCTTCGAGGTCATCTACACCGGCCTGCGCCAGACGGCCGAGCAGGTGGCCGCCACGGTGCTGCAGGAGGACGCCGACGCCATCGGCCTCTCCGTCCTGTCGGGGGCCCACATGACGCTGTTCCCCCGTCTGCTCGAGGAGCTGACGGCCCGGGACCTGGGCGACGTCGTCGTCTTCGGCGGTGGCATCATCCCCGAGCCCGACATCGAGGCGCTCAAGCAGCTCGGCATCGCCGAGCTGTTCACCCCAGGCGCCGACATGACCACCATCACCACCTGGTTGGCCGAGGCCCTCGACGCCCGCGAGGCCGACCTCGCCGGCGCGGCCGACTGA
- the sucC gene encoding ADP-forming succinate--CoA ligase subunit beta, with translation MTDHRSTRSRPAPPRAPYPRTRRARKPARVDLFEYQGKQLFASFDIPVSDGDAVTTVDEAVAVADRIGYPVVVKAQVQVGGRGKAGGIKLADTADEVRTHASNILGMDIKGHTVEVIWIEVASDIAEEYYASFTLDRGAKKHLGMLSAEGGVEIEAVAESNPDAIAKIWVDPVDGLSEEVCREWVAAAKLNPDATEGAVDILLKLYRAYTEGDADLVEINPLILTPDGRVHALDAKVTLDENAEYRHEWDDYAAIQVRDEREAAAKEKGLQYVGLEGDVGIIANGAGLAMSTLDVVNQVGGEPANFLDIGGGANADVMANALEVINNDERVKSIFINIFGGITRGEEVANGIVQALGRVEISSPIVIRLDGTNADEGRAILKEHESDRLISKPTMLDAARKAVELAGGK, from the coding sequence CTGACGGACCACCGTTCGACCCGTTCCCGCCCCGCACCCCCACGAGCCCCGTACCCACGTACCCGACGAGCAAGGAAACCCGCCCGAGTGGACCTCTTCGAATACCAAGGCAAGCAGCTCTTCGCCAGCTTCGACATCCCGGTGTCGGACGGCGACGCCGTCACCACCGTCGACGAGGCCGTCGCTGTGGCCGACCGCATCGGCTACCCGGTGGTGGTCAAGGCCCAGGTTCAGGTGGGCGGACGAGGCAAGGCCGGCGGCATCAAGCTGGCCGACACCGCCGACGAGGTGCGGACCCACGCCTCCAACATCCTCGGCATGGACATCAAGGGCCACACCGTCGAGGTGATCTGGATCGAGGTGGCCTCCGACATCGCCGAGGAGTACTACGCCTCGTTCACCCTCGACCGCGGGGCCAAGAAGCACCTCGGCATGCTCTCGGCCGAGGGCGGCGTCGAGATCGAGGCCGTGGCCGAGTCGAACCCCGACGCCATCGCCAAGATCTGGGTCGACCCCGTCGACGGCCTCAGCGAGGAGGTCTGCCGCGAGTGGGTGGCGGCCGCCAAGCTCAACCCCGACGCCACCGAGGGCGCCGTCGACATCCTCCTCAAGCTCTACCGGGCCTACACCGAGGGCGACGCCGACCTCGTCGAGATCAACCCCCTCATCCTCACCCCCGACGGGCGGGTCCACGCCCTCGACGCCAAGGTCACCCTCGACGAGAACGCTGAGTACCGCCACGAGTGGGACGACTACGCCGCCATCCAGGTGCGCGACGAGCGCGAGGCGGCGGCCAAGGAGAAGGGCTTGCAGTACGTGGGCCTGGAGGGCGACGTCGGCATCATCGCCAACGGCGCCGGCCTGGCCATGAGCACCCTCGACGTGGTGAACCAGGTCGGCGGCGAGCCGGCCAACTTCCTCGACATCGGCGGCGGCGCCAACGCCGACGTGATGGCCAACGCCCTCGAGGTCATCAACAACGACGAGCGGGTGAAGTCGATCTTCATCAACATCTTCGGCGGCATCACCCGCGGCGAGGAGGTGGCCAACGGCATCGTCCAGGCCCTCGGCCGCGTGGAGATCTCGTCACCGATCGTCATCCGCCTCGACGGCACCAACGCCGACGAGGGCCGGGCGATCTTGAAGGAGCACGAGTCCGACCGGCTGATCTCGAAGCCGACGATGCTCGACGCGGCCCGCAAGGCCGTCGAGCTGGCTGGAGGGAAGTAG